A portion of the Rhodococcus pseudokoreensis genome contains these proteins:
- a CDS encoding NADP-dependent oxidoreductase has translation MTQTRIVLAARPDGAPRPEDFAVTSGPIPEPAAGQLLLRTLYLSLDPYLRGRMGSSASHSSGTQPVTLGAVMEGGTVGEVVVSRDPRFVPGDVVAAATGWQQFAVAPAAAVRRLNPADAPVSTALGVRGMPGLTGYAAIREIGRPRPGETVVVAAATGTVGSLAGQMARLEGSRVVGIAGGERKVRWLRAAGFDVALDHRDPDFESNLADATPDGIDVYVESVGGRVRQAVWPRLNRHARVPVCGVASAYSAAATGLDTDADGLMSGLVTRSITLRGFVFSDFEYLRPTFEREVADWLRAGDVVHHEDVVDGLVNAPSAFLGMLAGEHLGKRLVRVAPEPQSEDQASIA, from the coding sequence ATGACCCAGACCCGGATCGTGCTCGCAGCACGTCCCGACGGCGCACCCCGGCCGGAAGACTTCGCGGTGACCTCGGGCCCGATCCCGGAGCCGGCGGCGGGACAGCTTCTGTTGCGCACGCTGTATCTGTCGCTCGATCCCTACCTCCGCGGCCGGATGGGCTCCTCGGCATCGCATTCCTCCGGCACTCAGCCGGTCACCCTCGGCGCGGTGATGGAGGGGGGCACCGTCGGGGAAGTCGTCGTCAGCCGGGACCCGCGCTTCGTGCCGGGTGACGTCGTCGCCGCAGCCACCGGCTGGCAGCAGTTCGCCGTTGCTCCGGCGGCCGCCGTCCGGCGCCTGAATCCTGCTGATGCACCCGTCTCCACAGCGCTGGGTGTGCGGGGCATGCCCGGATTGACCGGGTACGCCGCCATCCGCGAGATCGGCAGGCCGCGGCCGGGGGAGACGGTCGTCGTCGCCGCCGCGACCGGGACCGTCGGATCGTTGGCCGGGCAGATGGCCCGCCTGGAGGGCTCCCGCGTCGTCGGCATCGCCGGTGGCGAGCGCAAGGTCCGCTGGCTGCGCGCCGCAGGCTTCGACGTCGCCCTCGACCACCGCGATCCGGACTTCGAGAGCAATCTCGCCGATGCCACGCCGGACGGTATCGATGTCTACGTCGAGAGCGTCGGCGGGCGGGTCCGGCAGGCGGTCTGGCCCCGCCTGAACCGGCACGCGAGGGTGCCGGTCTGCGGCGTCGCCTCGGCGTACAGCGCGGCTGCGACAGGTCTGGATACCGACGCCGACGGCCTGATGTCCGGGCTGGTGACACGGAGTATCACGTTGCGGGGGTTCGTGTTCAGTGACTTCGAGTACCTGCGGCCCACCTTCGAGCGCGAGGTGGCGGACTGGCTCCGCGCCGGCGACGTGGTCCATCACGAGGACGTGGTGGACGGGTTGGTCAACGCACCGTCGGCTTTCCTGGGAATGCTCGCGGGCGAGCACCTGGGCAAGCGCCTGGTGCGGGTGGCTCCCGAGCCGCAGTCCGAGGATCAGGCGAGCATCGCCTGA
- a CDS encoding acyl-CoA dehydrogenase family protein: MTTAPPATTSETLVEETARRVVAEHPPATTPLPELMGAWYDAGLTWVHFPLGLGGLDAPRSLQPLANRILREAGGPEPRTVNTIGYGIVAGTIRRYADTALAARLLRPLATGEEKWCQLFSEPGAGSDLAGLATRAVREGDGWRINGQKVWNSLAHLSRWAVLLARTDPDLPKHKGLTYFIVDMQTPGIEVRPLRQLTGRASFNEVFLDDVFIPDSQRFGEVGEGWIVANSTLGDERTSLGDRVAARGSGAIADALALWAAHPERHTPVLRERLVRLWVRAESQRLTGNRARVAATKGVIGPESAIIKLLNSELTQHVYEFCIELLGPEATLIDTYSLDAPDDESGPTAIQRKYLRSRATTLEGGTSEIMRNVIGERVLKLPQELRADKGIPWKDIPR; encoded by the coding sequence ATGACAACCGCGCCCCCTGCGACCACCAGCGAAACCCTGGTCGAGGAGACCGCCCGCCGAGTGGTGGCCGAGCATCCGCCGGCCACCACCCCGCTGCCCGAACTGATGGGCGCCTGGTACGACGCCGGCCTCACCTGGGTGCACTTCCCCCTCGGCCTGGGTGGCCTGGACGCGCCGCGCTCGCTGCAACCGCTCGCCAACCGGATCCTCCGCGAGGCAGGCGGTCCCGAACCGCGCACCGTCAACACCATCGGCTACGGCATCGTCGCCGGCACCATCCGGCGATACGCCGACACCGCGCTGGCCGCTCGCCTGTTGCGCCCGTTGGCCACCGGCGAGGAGAAGTGGTGCCAGCTGTTCAGCGAGCCCGGCGCCGGCTCCGATCTCGCCGGCCTGGCGACCCGCGCCGTACGCGAGGGGGACGGCTGGCGGATCAACGGCCAGAAGGTGTGGAACAGCCTCGCTCACCTCTCCCGCTGGGCGGTCCTGCTGGCCCGGACCGATCCCGACCTGCCCAAGCACAAGGGCCTCACCTACTTCATCGTCGACATGCAGACTCCGGGCATCGAGGTCCGGCCGTTGCGCCAGCTGACCGGACGGGCCTCGTTCAACGAGGTCTTCCTCGACGACGTCTTCATCCCGGACAGTCAGCGCTTCGGCGAGGTCGGCGAGGGCTGGATCGTGGCCAACAGCACCCTCGGCGACGAACGGACCTCCTTGGGTGACCGCGTCGCCGCCCGCGGAAGTGGTGCCATCGCCGACGCCCTCGCACTGTGGGCCGCCCACCCCGAGCGGCACACCCCGGTACTGCGCGAGCGCCTGGTCCGGCTGTGGGTGCGGGCGGAGAGCCAGCGGCTGACCGGCAACCGGGCCCGTGTGGCCGCCACCAAGGGCGTGATCGGTCCCGAGAGCGCCATCATCAAGCTGCTCAATTCCGAACTCACACAACATGTCTACGAGTTCTGCATCGAGTTGCTCGGACCCGAGGCGACGCTGATCGACACCTACTCCCTCGATGCCCCGGACGACGAGAGCGGCCCGACAGCGATCCAGCGCAAGTACCTCCGTTCCCGGGCCACCACCCTGGAGGGCGGCACCTCGGAGATCATGCGCAACGTCATCGGCGAGCGCGTCCTGAAGCTCCCGCAAGAACTGCGCGCCGACAAGGGCATCCCGTGGAAGGACATCCCCCGATGA
- a CDS encoding nuclear transport factor 2 family protein: protein MIDQLQDRLDIEKALRHYAIGLDERRWEEWDLAFAADAAIDFTPMGGKRETPAQMRERLGKPDPAWLFAQHPLYNTVIELAGDTAKAFSHYQMETGRRGESEGEIVRVSGGGAYEDTLARTDAGWRITERRVFMKWKETRRVRDEVTRG, encoded by the coding sequence ATGATTGATCAACTACAGGACCGGCTCGATATCGAGAAGGCACTGCGCCACTACGCGATCGGACTCGACGAGCGTCGCTGGGAGGAGTGGGATCTGGCCTTCGCGGCCGACGCGGCAATCGACTTCACGCCGATGGGGGGCAAGCGCGAGACTCCCGCACAGATGCGCGAGCGTCTCGGCAAGCCCGACCCGGCATGGTTGTTCGCCCAGCATCCGCTGTACAACACAGTCATCGAGCTCGCGGGCGACACCGCAAAAGCCTTCTCCCACTATCAGATGGAGACCGGGCGACGCGGGGAGAGCGAGGGCGAGATCGTGCGGGTGTCCGGCGGTGGCGCCTACGAGGACACGCTGGCGCGAACGGACGCAGGATGGCGGATCACCGAGCGTCGAGTCTTCATGAAGTGGAAGGAGACTCGACGGGTGAGGGACGAGGTCACGCGCGGCTGA
- a CDS encoding GMC family oxidoreductase — translation MEYDYVIIGSGAGGSVLADRLSAGSDASILVIEAGGSDRNPMHLVPKGFFFTMHSDKYAKRFDAGPFGPNDCVDAWWRGRVLGGSTTINGLVWNRGWAGDFDSLVEDGNPGWGWDTFLAAYREIESFQFGASELHGGSGPVSVEITAPAEPVSEAFMASSAAIGATRVMDINGSDLERAGYTQFSTRRGLRVTAATSFLRPALRRPNVTLMTRTEVARILFDGTRAVGVLARRRGEKVEIKARREVLVCGGSLDSPILLERSGIGRGDVLAAASVKQVAESPNLGERLNEHRGLRFMYKLNGRTAAENGFNPLVGSSVKQMTQGAKYLVRRDGIIAQGSATCLLYFKADPTSDRPDTIGFFNPISMKAPTMHNDKLAVDDEPGLMLAAYPLRPTSQGNIHITGPHPGDPVAIQPNFLDTEEDRRILSKVGPRVRELFASGPIADLVTEERVPGSGVRTETDFEQLGLNAGSSGYHPLGSCAIGPNADDVVDARLRVRGVEGVRVVDASVFPRQPSGNTSAPTQALAWHAAKLILEDA, via the coding sequence GTGGAGTACGACTACGTCATCATCGGATCGGGCGCGGGTGGCTCCGTACTGGCAGACCGGCTCTCCGCCGGCTCCGACGCGAGCATCCTGGTCATCGAGGCCGGCGGCAGCGACCGCAACCCGATGCATCTGGTCCCGAAAGGCTTCTTCTTCACGATGCACTCGGACAAGTACGCCAAGAGGTTCGACGCCGGCCCGTTCGGGCCCAACGACTGTGTCGATGCCTGGTGGCGCGGCCGGGTGCTCGGCGGCTCCACCACGATCAACGGTCTGGTCTGGAACCGCGGGTGGGCGGGAGACTTCGACAGCTTGGTCGAGGACGGTAATCCCGGCTGGGGCTGGGACACCTTCCTGGCCGCCTACCGGGAGATCGAGTCCTTTCAATTCGGGGCCTCCGAACTCCACGGCGGCAGCGGCCCGGTGAGCGTGGAGATCACCGCCCCCGCCGAGCCGGTGTCGGAGGCGTTCATGGCCTCGTCCGCCGCCATCGGCGCGACGCGGGTCATGGACATCAATGGCTCCGACCTGGAGCGGGCCGGTTACACCCAGTTCTCCACCCGTCGCGGGCTGCGGGTCACGGCGGCAACATCGTTTCTGCGTCCCGCGTTGCGCCGACCGAACGTGACCCTGATGACCCGCACCGAGGTCGCCCGCATCCTCTTCGACGGCACCCGCGCCGTCGGCGTGCTCGCGCGGCGGCGGGGCGAGAAGGTGGAGATCAAGGCCCGCCGCGAGGTACTGGTCTGCGGCGGCTCACTGGACTCCCCCATCTTGCTGGAGCGCTCGGGCATCGGCCGCGGCGACGTGCTCGCAGCCGCGAGCGTCAAACAGGTCGCGGAGAGCCCGAACCTCGGCGAGCGGCTCAACGAGCACCGCGGACTGCGGTTCATGTACAAGCTGAACGGGCGCACCGCTGCCGAGAACGGATTCAACCCGCTCGTCGGCAGTTCCGTGAAGCAGATGACCCAGGGGGCCAAGTACCTCGTCCGCCGGGACGGCATCATCGCGCAGGGGTCGGCCACCTGTCTGCTCTACTTCAAGGCGGACCCCACCTCGGACAGGCCCGACACCATCGGCTTTTTCAACCCGATCTCGATGAAGGCCCCGACCATGCACAACGACAAGCTCGCGGTGGACGACGAACCCGGCCTGATGCTGGCGGCGTACCCCTTGCGCCCGACAAGCCAGGGCAACATCCACATCACCGGCCCGCACCCGGGCGACCCGGTGGCGATCCAGCCCAATTTCCTCGACACCGAGGAGGACCGGCGGATCCTGTCGAAGGTCGGACCGCGGGTGCGTGAGCTGTTCGCCAGCGGCCCCATCGCCGACCTGGTCACCGAGGAGCGCGTTCCTGGCAGCGGCGTCCGCACCGAGACCGACTTCGAGCAACTCGGGCTCAACGCGGGCTCCTCGGGTTACCACCCGCTCGGCAGTTGCGCCATCGGACCGAACGCGGACGATGTCGTCGATGCCCGGCTGCGGGTGCGCGGCGTCGAGGGCGTGCGGGTGGTCGACGCCTCCGTCTTTCCCCGCCAACCCTCGGGCAACACCTCGGCACCGACCCAGGCGCTGGCCTGGCACGCGGCCAAACTGATCCTGGAGGATGCGTGA
- a CDS encoding acyl-CoA dehydrogenase family protein, with protein MTQEFEFSDELVELRTMVRDFCREFSPEAVVREAMESDTGHDPALWRRFGSELGVLGLAVPEAYGGDDAGLVAQAVAVEEMGVALVCGPVLGTVALAMPALAALTDEDAKRELLPELCSGAKLATLVAPLSDGTLDVDAVTVTATTADGAWRLGGEVTQAPDAGTADLLLVVATTDEGPALFAVAGDAAGLTRTPLTTLDLTRRQAALSFAGTPARLLATGAEALGACARAALVAGVLLAVEQVGGAQRMLDITVAHVANRKQFGQAVGAYQAVKHRCANMLIAVETARSAAYHGVWALQDGTDDPQLAASLAKAVASESYAWVSTSAIQMHGGLGFTWEGTPQLYFKRATTDSLTLGTADQHLDRIAGHVLDGLVRA; from the coding sequence ATGACGCAGGAGTTCGAGTTCAGCGACGAGTTGGTGGAGCTGCGCACCATGGTGCGCGACTTCTGCCGGGAGTTCTCCCCCGAGGCCGTCGTACGCGAGGCGATGGAGAGCGACACCGGCCACGACCCTGCGCTGTGGCGACGGTTCGGTAGCGAACTCGGCGTGCTCGGGCTCGCCGTTCCCGAGGCGTACGGCGGCGATGACGCCGGTCTGGTCGCGCAGGCCGTCGCCGTCGAGGAGATGGGGGTCGCTCTGGTCTGCGGCCCGGTTCTCGGCACCGTTGCTCTGGCGATGCCTGCCCTCGCCGCGCTGACCGACGAGGACGCCAAGCGCGAACTGCTGCCGGAGCTGTGCTCCGGCGCGAAGCTCGCGACGCTGGTCGCGCCGCTCTCCGACGGCACCCTCGACGTGGATGCCGTCACCGTGACGGCGACGACCGCGGACGGCGCCTGGCGGCTCGGCGGTGAAGTCACGCAGGCCCCCGACGCCGGCACCGCCGACCTGCTCCTGGTCGTGGCGACCACCGACGAGGGACCTGCACTGTTCGCGGTCGCAGGCGATGCCGCCGGGCTGACGCGTACGCCGCTGACCACCCTCGACCTCACCCGCCGTCAGGCCGCACTCTCGTTCGCCGGAACTCCGGCACGGCTGCTGGCCACCGGCGCCGAAGCGCTCGGTGCTTGTGCTCGCGCCGCTCTGGTCGCCGGCGTGCTGCTCGCCGTCGAGCAGGTCGGTGGCGCCCAGCGGATGCTCGACATCACCGTGGCGCACGTGGCCAACCGCAAGCAGTTCGGTCAGGCCGTGGGCGCGTATCAGGCGGTCAAGCACCGGTGCGCGAACATGCTCATCGCGGTGGAGACGGCGCGGTCCGCGGCCTACCACGGTGTCTGGGCGCTGCAGGACGGCACCGACGACCCGCAACTCGCGGCGAGCCTGGCCAAGGCGGTGGCAAGCGAGTCCTACGCGTGGGTCAGCACCAGCGCGATCCAGATGCACGGCGGGCTCGGCTTCACCTGGGAAGGCACCCCGCAGCTCTACTTCAAGCGCGCTACCACCGACTCGCTCACCCTCGGCACCGCCGACCAGCACCTCGACCGGATCGCTGGACACGTGCTCGATGGGCTCGTGCGGGCCTGA
- a CDS encoding NAD-dependent succinate-semialdehyde dehydrogenase, protein MTSSNENIHNGLYIGGVWRAGGAGEFDVFDPADGNVVATIADGNEADGTAAVDAAAEALPGWAATAPRERSELLRRTYELMLRDREELAALISAENGKALADARAEVTYAAEFFRWFAEEGVRTAGDYGVAPAGGTRTVVTHKPVGVAALVTPWNFPAAMATRKLAPALAAGCTTVVKPASETPLTTLAVVRLMVEAGLPAGVVNVVSTKRSGPLVSTWLSDPRVRKISFTGSTEVGRTLLRQASDRVLNASMELGGNAPFVVTDDADLELAVEAAMVAKFRGAGQACTAANRFYVHVAVADEFAERFGNAVEKLSVGPAAQGHDIGPLISARAVEEVGSLVERAVAGGARVSHRAATPEDAGFFYAPTVLVDVAPDADVVTQEIFGPVAPIVTWTDEEQMLSLVNDTEMGLAAYVVSGELGRALRISERIDAGMVGINRGLVSDPSAPFGGMKQSGLGREGARAGLDEFLETQYFTIQWPH, encoded by the coding sequence ATGACTTCAAGTAATGAAAACATCCACAATGGCCTGTACATCGGAGGCGTCTGGCGGGCGGGTGGCGCCGGCGAGTTCGACGTCTTCGACCCGGCTGACGGCAACGTGGTCGCCACGATCGCGGACGGCAACGAGGCCGACGGCACCGCTGCCGTCGATGCCGCAGCCGAGGCGCTACCAGGCTGGGCCGCAACGGCGCCGCGCGAGCGCTCGGAACTGCTGCGCCGTACCTACGAACTCATGTTGCGCGACCGCGAGGAACTGGCTGCCCTCATCAGTGCCGAGAACGGCAAAGCGCTCGCCGACGCCCGCGCCGAGGTGACGTACGCGGCGGAGTTCTTCCGCTGGTTCGCCGAGGAGGGCGTGCGGACCGCCGGCGACTACGGCGTCGCGCCGGCCGGCGGGACCCGCACCGTCGTCACGCACAAGCCCGTCGGCGTCGCGGCGCTGGTCACCCCCTGGAACTTCCCGGCAGCGATGGCCACCCGCAAGCTCGCACCGGCACTGGCGGCCGGATGCACGACCGTGGTGAAGCCGGCCTCGGAAACTCCGCTGACCACCCTCGCCGTCGTTCGGCTGATGGTCGAGGCCGGTCTCCCCGCCGGGGTCGTCAATGTCGTCTCGACCAAGCGGTCCGGTCCTCTCGTCTCGACGTGGCTCTCCGATCCACGCGTGCGCAAGATTTCCTTCACCGGTTCGACGGAAGTCGGTCGCACCCTGCTGCGCCAGGCGTCCGACCGTGTGCTCAACGCCTCGATGGAACTCGGCGGCAACGCGCCGTTCGTGGTTACCGACGATGCCGACCTCGAACTGGCCGTCGAGGCCGCGATGGTGGCGAAGTTCCGCGGTGCGGGGCAGGCCTGCACCGCCGCGAACCGCTTCTACGTACATGTCGCCGTCGCAGACGAATTCGCCGAGCGGTTCGGCAACGCGGTGGAGAAGCTCAGCGTCGGCCCCGCGGCGCAGGGCCACGACATCGGCCCGCTCATCTCCGCTCGTGCCGTCGAGGAGGTCGGCAGCCTGGTCGAGCGCGCGGTGGCGGGCGGTGCCCGCGTCAGCCACCGCGCCGCGACGCCGGAGGACGCCGGCTTCTTCTACGCGCCGACGGTGCTGGTCGATGTGGCGCCCGATGCCGACGTGGTCACCCAGGAGATCTTCGGGCCGGTCGCCCCGATCGTGACGTGGACGGACGAGGAGCAGATGCTGAGCCTGGTCAACGACACCGAGATGGGACTGGCGGCGTACGTCGTCTCCGGCGAGCTGGGCCGCGCACTGCGGATCTCCGAGCGGATCGATGCCGGAATGGTCGGCATCAACCGCGGACTCGTCTCCGATCCATCGGCGCCGTTCGGCGGCATGAAGCAGAGTGGCCTCGGCCGCGAGGGCGCCCGCGCCGGTCTCGACGAGTTCCTCGAGACGCAGTACTTCACCATCCAATGGCCGCACTGA
- a CDS encoding cyclase family protein, protein MEKTISTRPTVSPRRSYSKAQLDEIAQRYRTWGRWGSDDEAGSLNYITRERITAAGALIRTGKSFSLAIPLDRNGPMPARSARVNPQHVMYKHGGDLLADWDNARHGMQSTDDGIYMPLQCATQWDAFCHVFYDGVTYNGHGPQTVTSQGAVHNSIAQVSDRVVGRGVLLDFPRFYGVDWLEPEAAIQDVDVEACAEAQGVEIGEGDIVLIRTGHMRRRREEGEEHWGDYAAGPAPGLGVSAADYLLPRKIAAVASDTWGLESVPSESLPEAKFALHVIFLVNAGVLIGEMWDLDQLAADCAADGIYEFFLSAQPLTVTGAVGSPLNPIAVK, encoded by the coding sequence ATGGAGAAGACGATCAGCACCCGCCCGACTGTCTCGCCCCGGCGCAGCTACAGCAAGGCACAACTCGACGAGATCGCCCAGCGCTACCGCACCTGGGGGCGCTGGGGGAGTGACGACGAGGCCGGCTCACTCAACTACATCACGCGGGAGCGAATAACCGCTGCCGGTGCGCTGATCCGCACCGGAAAGTCGTTCTCCCTGGCCATCCCGCTCGACCGGAACGGGCCGATGCCGGCACGGTCGGCACGGGTCAACCCGCAGCACGTGATGTACAAGCACGGCGGCGACCTACTGGCCGACTGGGACAACGCCCGGCACGGGATGCAGTCCACCGACGACGGCATCTACATGCCGCTGCAGTGCGCCACCCAGTGGGACGCCTTCTGCCATGTGTTCTACGACGGCGTCACCTACAACGGTCACGGTCCGCAGACGGTGACGAGCCAGGGGGCCGTGCACAACAGCATCGCCCAGGTGAGCGACCGGGTGGTGGGCCGCGGTGTGCTGCTCGACTTTCCGCGCTTCTACGGCGTCGACTGGCTCGAGCCCGAGGCGGCGATCCAGGACGTCGACGTGGAGGCCTGCGCCGAGGCGCAGGGCGTCGAGATCGGCGAGGGCGACATCGTGCTGATCCGCACCGGTCACATGCGGCGCCGGCGCGAGGAGGGCGAGGAGCACTGGGGCGATTACGCCGCCGGTCCCGCGCCGGGGCTGGGCGTGAGCGCGGCCGACTACCTGCTCCCGCGCAAGATCGCGGCGGTCGCCTCCGACACCTGGGGGCTCGAGTCGGTCCCCAGCGAGTCGTTGCCGGAGGCGAAGTTCGCGCTGCACGTGATCTTCCTGGTCAACGCCGGTGTCCTCATCGGTGAGATGTGGGACCTCGATCAGCTCGCCGCCGACTGCGCCGCAGACGGCATCTACGAGTTCTTCCTCAGTGCCCAGCCACTGACGGTGACGGGAGCCGTCGGCTCGCCGTTGAACCCGATCGCGGTCAAGTAG
- a CDS encoding cytochrome P450, with product MDINLLDPAHYVNGQPYELYRHLRETDPVHWHEESYGGPGYFALTRYADIKAVETDSATFANAPTTLINDDARVGDETHQHLIFSDPPHHTEHRKFLSPELGVLAVRTGEDRLQELVHDIVDRVIEKGECDFVEDIAGRMASFVMADLIGLPREQSLVMFDAAAVLASGADTSKGRGLEAATIMYQWADEARKERLESPRDDMLTRIAHGEVLGIPFDEFQFQLDFQLLVSAGSDTSRNVLATGMLRLFENPDQYRALVADPSLVPQAVEEMLRFDPPIVFQRRTVMRDTEIGGVTIREGQKVASYYGAANRDPAVFADPDTFDIRRSPNPHLAFGAGRHFCLGTHLARAELVAMFTALVTRMPDLRATGDTVWHESPETPSVVGPTAIPVAFTPGVRLGSAALI from the coding sequence ATGGACATCAACCTGCTCGACCCGGCCCACTACGTGAACGGCCAGCCCTATGAGCTCTATCGCCATCTGCGCGAGACCGACCCCGTGCACTGGCACGAGGAGTCCTACGGCGGACCGGGCTACTTCGCCCTGACGCGCTACGCCGACATCAAGGCGGTCGAGACCGACTCCGCGACGTTCGCGAACGCACCGACAACGCTGATCAACGACGACGCTCGCGTCGGCGATGAGACCCATCAGCACCTGATCTTCTCCGACCCTCCGCACCACACCGAGCACCGCAAATTCCTCAGCCCGGAACTGGGCGTGCTCGCGGTTCGCACGGGAGAGGACCGCCTCCAGGAGTTGGTCCACGACATCGTCGACCGGGTCATCGAAAAGGGCGAGTGCGACTTCGTCGAGGACATCGCCGGCAGGATGGCCAGTTTCGTCATGGCCGACCTCATCGGGCTGCCGCGCGAACAGTCGCTGGTGATGTTCGACGCCGCGGCCGTCCTCGCCAGCGGTGCCGACACCTCGAAGGGCCGCGGCCTCGAGGCGGCGACGATCATGTATCAGTGGGCCGATGAGGCCCGCAAGGAGCGGCTCGAGAGCCCCCGTGACGACATGCTGACCCGGATCGCGCACGGGGAGGTGCTCGGCATCCCGTTCGACGAGTTTCAATTCCAGCTCGACTTCCAGCTCCTGGTCAGCGCAGGCAGCGATACCTCGCGGAACGTGCTCGCGACGGGCATGCTCCGGCTCTTCGAGAACCCGGACCAGTACCGCGCCCTGGTGGCGGACCCGAGCCTCGTCCCCCAGGCCGTCGAGGAGATGCTGCGGTTCGACCCGCCGATCGTCTTCCAACGCCGCACGGTGATGCGCGATACGGAGATCGGTGGCGTCACGATCCGAGAGGGCCAGAAGGTGGCGAGCTACTACGGCGCCGCGAACCGTGATCCCGCCGTCTTCGCCGATCCCGACACCTTCGACATCCGCCGCTCCCCCAACCCGCACCTCGCCTTCGGCGCAGGCAGGCACTTCTGCCTCGGCACGCACCTCGCGCGGGCCGAACTGGTGGCGATGTTCACCGCGCTGGTGACCCGGATGCCCGACCTGCGTGCGACCGGCGACACCGTCTGGCACGAGTCGCCCGAGACCCCGTCCGTAGTCGGCCCGACGGCGATTCCGGTGGCGTTCACTCCCGGCGTCCGACTGGGCAGCGCCGCACTCATCTGA
- a CDS encoding aldehyde dehydrogenase family protein: protein MTATMPAQRTYRTLNPATGELLREFAFIDNADLEAKLATAHAAHLAWRDVPISEKVALFLAVADLIEARLPELAHQATLEMGKVLPHSMAEGSGAVDMFRYYAKHGEELLADELIEVPGFAKVILRREAVGVVLGIEPWNAPLYQAMRATAPNLMLGNTVLVKPAEICAGSTLMYDEIFREAGFPEGCYQTVLATPEQCSTLIADDRIRAVTLTGSDRAGSAVGAQASKHIKPVVLELGGSDAFIVLDSADVDVAAGTAAACRLVLGGQACALPKRVIVTDGIADEFTEKYVAAFAGQVLGDPFDEKSTVGPMSSQAAADLLQEQMEDAIEKGATVLLAGGKVDGPGSYFAPAVIAGVTPEMRVYREEPFGPLGMIFRVADAEAAVALANDNPYGLGGAVFGAEEEAMRIAARLDTGGVGINAFLGSPTEVPFGGTKRSGVGRELGRSGMDQFANMKTYGIGG from the coding sequence GTGACTGCCACGATGCCCGCCCAGCGCACATACCGAACTCTCAACCCCGCCACGGGTGAGCTGCTCCGAGAGTTCGCCTTCATCGACAACGCGGATCTGGAGGCGAAGCTGGCGACCGCACACGCAGCCCACCTCGCCTGGCGCGACGTCCCCATCTCGGAGAAGGTCGCCCTCTTCCTTGCGGTCGCGGACCTGATCGAAGCAAGGCTCCCCGAACTCGCCCACCAGGCGACCCTGGAGATGGGCAAGGTGCTGCCACATTCGATGGCCGAGGGCAGTGGTGCCGTGGACATGTTCCGTTACTACGCCAAGCACGGCGAGGAACTGCTCGCGGACGAGCTGATCGAGGTTCCCGGCTTCGCCAAGGTGATCCTGCGGCGGGAGGCAGTCGGTGTCGTTCTCGGCATCGAGCCGTGGAACGCCCCGCTCTACCAGGCGATGCGCGCGACCGCACCGAACCTGATGCTCGGCAACACCGTGCTGGTGAAGCCTGCCGAGATCTGCGCCGGCTCGACACTGATGTACGACGAGATCTTCCGTGAGGCCGGGTTCCCCGAGGGTTGTTACCAGACCGTCCTCGCCACCCCCGAGCAGTGCTCGACCCTGATCGCCGACGACCGCATCCGGGCTGTGACCCTCACCGGCTCCGACCGGGCGGGATCGGCCGTGGGCGCCCAGGCGAGCAAGCACATCAAGCCGGTCGTCCTCGAGCTCGGTGGGTCGGACGCGTTCATCGTGCTGGACTCGGCCGACGTCGACGTCGCTGCGGGCACCGCGGCGGCCTGTCGCCTCGTTCTCGGCGGCCAGGCCTGCGCGCTGCCGAAACGCGTCATCGTGACCGATGGAATCGCCGACGAGTTCACCGAGAAGTATGTCGCTGCGTTCGCCGGGCAGGTTCTCGGCGACCCGTTCGACGAGAAGTCGACCGTGGGCCCCATGTCGAGTCAGGCTGCGGCCGACCTGCTCCAGGAGCAGATGGAGGACGCGATCGAGAAGGGTGCGACGGTGCTGCTCGCGGGCGGCAAGGTCGACGGCCCCGGGTCGTACTTCGCGCCTGCCGTCATCGCAGGTGTCACGCCGGAGATGCGGGTCTACAGGGAGGAGCCTTTCGGCCCGCTCGGAATGATATTCCGGGTCGCCGACGCAGAAGCGGCCGTGGCGCTCGCCAACGACAACCCCTACGGTCTCGGCGGCGCCGTCTTCGGCGCCGAGGAGGAGGCCATGCGGATCGCCGCACGCCTCGACACCGGTGGTGTCGGCATCAACGCCTTCCTGGGTTCGCCGACCGAGGTGCCCTTCGGTGGCACCAAGCGCTCCGGTGTCGGCCGTGAACTCGGGCGCAGCGGCATGGACCAGTTCGCCAACATGAAGACGTACGGCATCGGCGGCTGA